In bacterium, a genomic segment contains:
- a CDS encoding tetratricopeptide repeat protein, with product MTGESASTHMAQGEVHLEAGEWPEAEAAFCRAVEADPSSAAALSKLGVAVAHQRRLEEAEQAFARAVAVDPRYAPAWSNLGNAYRETGRLEQALEAYQRAVALDPDYWIAHQNLGGLYKQMGRTGEAIASLRRATRLSATRALRGSRPAGGRRIGCGGASAAATILVAAAALLL from the coding sequence TTGACGGGCGAATCCGCTTCCACGCACATGGCGCAAGGGGAGGTCCACCTCGAGGCCGGCGAGTGGCCCGAGGCCGAGGCCGCCTTTTGCCGCGCCGTGGAGGCCGACCCATCATCGGCGGCCGCGCTCAGCAAGCTCGGCGTGGCGGTCGCGCACCAGCGCCGCCTGGAAGAGGCGGAGCAGGCATTCGCCCGCGCGGTTGCCGTGGACCCGCGATACGCGCCCGCCTGGAGCAACCTGGGCAACGCCTACAGAGAGACCGGGCGACTGGAGCAGGCGCTGGAAGCCTACCAGCGGGCGGTCGCGCTGGACCCCGACTACTGGATCGCCCACCAGAACCTTGGCGGGCTCTACAAGCAGATGGGCCGCACCGGTGAGGCGATCGCCTCTCTGCGGCGGGCTACGCGGCTGTCGGCAACCAGGGCGCTACGCGGCTCCCGGCCTGCCGGAGGCCGCCGGATCGGTTGCGGTGGCGCCTCGGCCGCGGCGACAATCCTCGTGGCCGCCGCGGCGCTTCTGCTCTAG
- a CDS encoding site-2 protease family protein, which produces MRGALRLGTLLGIPVTINYTWFIAVWLVAWSLAGSYYPQQSPGFDENTYWAMGIVSAVLLFASVLAHEFGHALTARRFGMRTHAIMLFLFGGVAQVAEEPPSPRAEFLVAIAGPLTSLALAAALYAVSPVLGDRALGTIVRYLVVVNLMLGVFNMIPGFPLDGGRVLRALLWRRSNNLPRATRIAARTGQVVAVLFIVAGLVVLSRSLITGLWLVLIGWFLDAGAQSSYQQVVLRQGLGGVRVGEIMTRDLHTVEPSLTVEHAIADHFLPHKHGGFPVVYGDHLVGIVTLQDVAAVPSDRRAEVAVREVMTPRERLKTVLVDDSAYDALARMMQAGIGRLLVLDGRGELAGIVTRSDLLHVLRLRGGAED; this is translated from the coding sequence ATGCGCGGCGCGCTGCGGTTGGGGACCCTGCTAGGAATCCCAGTTACCATAAACTACACTTGGTTCATCGCGGTCTGGCTTGTGGCATGGTCCCTCGCCGGATCGTACTACCCACAGCAGTCCCCGGGCTTCGACGAAAACACCTACTGGGCCATGGGCATCGTCTCCGCGGTGCTGTTGTTCGCCTCGGTACTGGCCCACGAGTTCGGCCACGCGCTGACCGCGCGTCGCTTCGGCATGCGGACGCACGCCATCATGCTCTTCCTTTTCGGGGGCGTGGCGCAGGTTGCCGAAGAACCGCCCTCGCCCCGGGCCGAGTTCCTGGTGGCGATCGCCGGCCCCCTGACGAGCCTGGCGCTGGCCGCCGCGCTCTACGCCGTCTCGCCGGTCCTCGGCGATCGGGCTCTGGGTACCATCGTCCGGTACTTGGTCGTGGTCAACCTGATGCTGGGCGTTTTCAATATGATCCCGGGGTTCCCTCTCGACGGTGGGCGCGTCCTGCGCGCCCTGCTTTGGCGCAGATCGAACAACCTGCCCAGGGCTACCCGCATCGCGGCCCGCACCGGGCAGGTGGTCGCCGTGCTGTTCATCGTCGCCGGGCTGGTCGTGCTCTCACGCAGCCTCATCACGGGCCTGTGGTTGGTGCTCATCGGATGGTTCCTTGATGCCGGGGCGCAGTCGTCCTACCAGCAGGTGGTGCTCCGCCAGGGTCTGGGGGGCGTGCGGGTGGGCGAGATCATGACGCGCGACCTCCACACCGTAGAGCCGTCGCTCACCGTGGAGCACGCTATTGCCGACCATTTCCTCCCGCACAAACACGGCGGGTTCCCGGTCGTGTACGGCGATCACCTTGTCGGAATCGTGACGCTGCAGGACGTGGCCGCGGTTCCCAGCGACCGACGGGCCGAGGTCGCCGTGCGCGAGGTCATGACGCCGCGCGAGCGGCTGAAGACCGTCCTCGTGGATGACTCCGCCTACGATGCGCTCGCGCGCATGATGCAGGCGGGGATAGGCCGCCTGTTGGTGCTCGACGGCCGCGGCGAGCTGGCGGGAATCGTGACCCGCAGCGACCTCCTGCACGTGCTGCGGCTCCGGGGCGGCGCGGAGGACTAG
- the trxA gene encoding thioredoxin has translation MAKPVAVTEQTFDTEVLKSELPVLVDFWAEWCGPCRMVAPVVEELAGEYAGRVKVAKVDVDSNQNLAIRYKVMGIPTLAVFKGGEMIERMVGFMPKPEMKRRLDGALAADPKKSS, from the coding sequence ATGGCCAAGCCCGTGGCAGTGACCGAGCAGACATTTGACACGGAAGTCCTGAAATCCGAGCTGCCCGTCCTGGTGGACTTCTGGGCGGAGTGGTGCGGCCCGTGCCGCATGGTTGCGCCCGTCGTGGAGGAACTGGCCGGCGAGTACGCAGGGCGGGTCAAGGTCGCCAAGGTGGACGTGGACAGCAACCAGAACTTGGCCATTCGCTACAAGGTCATGGGCATACCCACGCTCGCGGTTTTCAAGGGTGGAGAGATGATAGAGCGGATGGTGGGCTTCATGCCCAAGCCCGAGATGAAGCGGCGGCTCGATGGGGCCCTGGCGGCCGATCCCAAGAAGAGCAGCTAG
- the trxB gene encoding thioredoxin-disulfide reductase, translated as MRDITILGGGPAGLTAAIYAARANLAPLVIEGSVAGGQLTTATIVENYPGFAKGILGPALMKSMRKQAERVGAEFVSEDVTAVEFGRRPFGITVGSDRRFESRAVIVATGASAKLLGVPGESRLMGRGVSVCAVCDGFFFRNRDVVVIGGGDSAVEESLYLANLARSVFLVHRRDELRASKVMAQRAAHNPKITFVWNSVVEEILGGEAVTGVRLRNVKTSERTEIEAAGVFVAIGHEPNTALFRGQLDLDEAGYIRLRERSHTSVDGVFAAGDVHDPTYRKAITAAGFGCRAAIDVDRWLHGQMA; from the coding sequence ATGCGCGACATCACAATCCTCGGCGGCGGACCCGCCGGCCTCACCGCGGCCATATACGCCGCCCGCGCCAACCTGGCGCCGCTGGTCATCGAGGGATCCGTGGCCGGCGGGCAGCTCACGACCGCCACGATTGTGGAGAACTACCCGGGGTTCGCGAAAGGGATACTGGGGCCCGCGTTGATGAAGTCGATGCGGAAGCAGGCCGAGCGGGTAGGGGCCGAGTTCGTCTCAGAGGACGTGACCGCGGTGGAGTTCGGTCGGCGGCCGTTCGGAATCACGGTGGGGTCAGACCGGCGGTTCGAGTCCCGGGCCGTCATCGTGGCCACCGGCGCTTCGGCAAAGTTACTCGGGGTGCCCGGGGAGTCGCGACTGATGGGCCGCGGGGTCTCCGTATGCGCCGTCTGCGACGGCTTCTTCTTCCGCAACCGGGACGTGGTCGTGATCGGCGGAGGCGACTCTGCCGTGGAAGAATCCCTCTACCTGGCCAACCTGGCCCGGTCGGTCTTCTTGGTACACCGCCGGGACGAGTTGCGGGCCAGCAAGGTCATGGCGCAGCGCGCCGCGCACAATCCCAAGATCACATTCGTCTGGAACAGCGTGGTCGAAGAGATCCTGGGCGGCGAGGCTGTAACCGGCGTGCGGCTCCGAAACGTGAAGACGTCCGAGCGAACCGAGATTGAAGCCGCCGGCGTGTTTGTAGCGATCGGCCACGAGCCCAACACGGCCCTCTTCCGGGGGCAGCTCGACCTCGACGAGGCCGGCTACATCAGGCTGCGAGAACGGTCACACACGAGCGTCGATGGGGTATTCGCCGCAGGCGACGTGCACGACCCCACCTACCGGAAGGCGATCACCGCCGCGGGGTTTGGCTGCAGGGCCGCGATTGACGTCGATCGCTGGCTGCACGGCCAGATGGCCTAG